Genomic segment of Leptospira perdikensis:
TTCGTTTTCTACAAAAGAAATTAAACCTTGGTTGAATATTTCCAAACGAGGCGAAGATTTAAAAACTGGAGATTTGGTTTTGCCAAAAGGAATCCAAATCGGAACTTCTGTCGCCTCTCTACTTGCAAGTCTCGGCAAAGATAAAGTATCCGTAGTCAAAGCTCCAAAAGTTCATATCATTTCTACAGGAAATGAAGTGGTTCCGATCCACAGTTCTCCACTACCCTTTCAAATCAGAGATTCCAATTCGTATACAATCAAATCTATTTTATCCAAATACAAAATCCAACCGGAATCTGTTACCCATGTTCCTGATTTAGAATCAGAAATCACCAAACAAATCCAGATAGGATTAGAAGCAGATATCCTAATTCTATCTGGTGGAGTCTCTATGGGAAACCTTGATCTTATACCATCCATATTACAAAAATTAGGTGTCGAACTCATCTTCCATAAAACTGCAATCAAACCAGGGAAACCTATTTGGTTTGGGAAACGGAAGAACACCATTGTTTTTGGAATGCCTGGTAATCCATTCAGCGTCCAAACCTGTTCTCGGATTTTTCTTGAACCATTTTTAAGAGAATCTTATGGACAAAATCAACTTCCTTCTTATAAACTTCCCTACCATGGCACCAAACAAAGAAAAGGTGGTCTTACTGAATTTTTCCCTGTCCAATTAGAAACAAAAGACAATACTTATCTGAAACCAATTTCATTCAATGGAAGCGGAGACGTAAGAGCCGGTGTATTCTCTGATGGACTTGGCATTTTCCCAAGTGATCTCTCTCAAATCCAAAAGGGTGATACCATCGACTTTCTGCCTTGGTGATCGAAAGTTACCGAATCCGTTGTATAATTGGTACGCAGTTTACACGCTTTCTGATCAAAAAAATGCCGGTTTGTAGTGCATTTTCTACATAAGGGAAAACCATAAGCGTAAAGTTCAGTTTTAGGGCGTTTTAACGCATTTTAGGTCATTTCGTGCTCTGGTACGCTTTTTGCACTGTTTATCAGCATAAGGAGTACACTACCCGTGACCATTACACCTCATGCGAAAGCAACTAAAATCGAATTATTCAGCCTGGCAACACCCCAGATGCGCACCTTTCACCTAACATGGATTGCATTTTTCCTATGTTTTTTTGGATGGTTCGGGATCGCTCCCCTTATGGTATATGTTAGAGAAGAACTTTCTTTAACAAAAGCTCAAATAGGAAATATCATCATTGCCTCTGTTGCCATAACCATCTTTATGCGATTGTTTATCGGATGGTTGTGCGATAAAATTGGGCCGCGGATTGCGTATACTTTTCTTTTGACTTTAGGATCCATACCTGTTATGTGTATTGGTCTTGCAGATAGTTATCTCTCCTTTTTATTGTTACGACTGGCCATTGGTGCCATTGGTGCTTCTTTTGTAATCACTCAGTATCATACTTCAGTTATGTTTGCTCCCAATATCATCGGAACTGCAAATGCAACAACTGCGGGTTGGGGTAACTTAGGTGGTGGAGTCACACAAATGGTAATGCCAATCCTATTCGGATTCTTTGTTGCTTTTGGATTTACTACTGGAGTTTCTTGGAGACTTGCTATGGTGGTTCCTGGTGCTGCTTTGTTTTTTATGGGGATCATTTACTACTTCGGAACACAGGACACCCCAGGTGGTAACTTTAAAGATATCAAAGAAACCTATCCTACCTTCCAAGGGGGAAAGAAAAATTCACTTAGTAACTTCCTACTTGTGATTAAAGATCCAAGAGTATGGTTACTCTTCCTTGCTTATGGTGCTTGTTTTGGAATCGAACTTACCATCAATAATATTGCTGCCTTGTATTATGTAGACCAGTTCAAATTAACGCCTGCTACTGCGGGACTCATTGCTGGGCTTTTTGGTCTCATGAACTTGTTTGCAAGAACTCTTGGCGGAGCTTTCGGCGATAAGTTTGGAATTAAATGGGGTCTTCGTGGA
This window contains:
- a CDS encoding molybdopterin molybdotransferase MoeA, whose translation is MISYTEALEKILSEVRHYPSELISLDQSFGRVLCEEIKSDRDYPPFHRSAMDGFAISSQNYTPNQVYPYHRELPAGMSMDLEKDEKAIRIMTGAPVPEGLDVVIKIEDANLMEVNGQKQVSFSTKEIKPWLNISKRGEDLKTGDLVLPKGIQIGTSVASLLASLGKDKVSVVKAPKVHIISTGNEVVPIHSSPLPFQIRDSNSYTIKSILSKYKIQPESVTHVPDLESEITKQIQIGLEADILILSGGVSMGNLDLIPSILQKLGVELIFHKTAIKPGKPIWFGKRKNTIVFGMPGNPFSVQTCSRIFLEPFLRESYGQNQLPSYKLPYHGTKQRKGGLTEFFPVQLETKDNTYLKPISFNGSGDVRAGVFSDGLGIFPSDLSQIQKGDTIDFLPW
- a CDS encoding MFS transporter, which codes for MTITPHAKATKIELFSLATPQMRTFHLTWIAFFLCFFGWFGIAPLMVYVREELSLTKAQIGNIIIASVAITIFMRLFIGWLCDKIGPRIAYTFLLTLGSIPVMCIGLADSYLSFLLLRLAIGAIGASFVITQYHTSVMFAPNIIGTANATTAGWGNLGGGVTQMVMPILFGFFVAFGFTTGVSWRLAMVVPGAALFFMGIIYYFGTQDTPGGNFKDIKETYPTFQGGKKNSLSNFLLVIKDPRVWLLFLAYGACFGIELTINNIAALYYVDQFKLTPATAGLIAGLFGLMNLFARTLGGAFGDKFGIKWGLRGRVVWLSAVLAGEGLCLILFSQMSSLILAISSMIVFSLFVQMSEGATFSVVPFINKKAIGAVSGIVGAGGNAGAVSAGFLFRGDLTYQNALLIIGVTVTIASFFTLLVRFSTEEEKEVGDEMSKILPTSEKDSTLVSAT